TCACTAGATACCATCCATTGCATAAACCtattgtaggatcaaggataccgactagaggggggtgaataggtagtTTTAAAAAGTAATTGCTAAGCGATTAAGAAAACATCCAAAGATAAACTAgggatcactagagcaataaaAAGAACAATTAAGACCTAAGTTGAGGTTTGCAAACCTAGAGTGacatgtaataatttataatctaggaagataaattatttgaagtaAATTGCTTAAAAGTAAATGATAAGATAACTTGCTCAAagatgacacaagagatttttttttcccgtggtctCGGTGATTTGTCAATcacctctaatccacgttgaggtgagttcaagcttcaaaccgcttctctatcaagtattcaattctcatACGAGAAAGACCTCATCCGAGCAACTTGACCTTAAGCCGGCaatgaacaagaactactcacaACCTCGATTTCACTAGGGAAGCATTTTACCACTCTGGCAAGGCGTGCTCAACCTCTCACAATTACCACCGTGGCACCTTCACAATCTTTCTTGAAAGCCTCGTCGGTGCTgtaacctccaagccgtctaggaggcggcaacctccaagagtaataagttgacgatgcttgcttgaaggatcacaagTGCCAAATTGCTCAAACCTTTGAAAATTATGCACTAATTACTctcaacctctcaaagatgcaatcGCGAGCTAATGAAGAGGGAGAGTGGAGGGCTAGAGCTCAAagagttgtatttatgtgctAGAGTCAAGATGTGCCATCAATGAGCCAGCCAACCCCATATTTATACCCACATTCACTAAATCTAGCCGTTACTGTCAAGCTGACAACTCTGCGCAAGTGGCCGTCAGACCGCTACCGTACAACAGTTACAGTAACGATCGAAATAAATTCTGACACatcctggcggtcagaccgccatttATTTTCGGTCAGATCGGAACACtctgggcggtcagaccgacgaaCCCTGCGGTCAGACCACTAGAGTAAAAACTCTCTGTGTGATTCTCGATCAGACCAGCAGGGCCCACGGTCAGACTGAGACTAAGTTTTGCTCAAGATTTTATGGTTCTTTATACAGCGGTCCGACCGCCCAGAAGGACGATCAAACCGCCACTCTCATAAAGGCAAGACTGCACTGGATGTTATACAacagtcagaccgccaacacgCAGTGAGCTCAAAAGAGCAGTCTTTTCGAtggtttttctcaaactatAAAATTTAACTGTAAATGATATGtaagtttgagcaatttggtACCATAGAAACTAAAAGAAATCActtcaacccctcttaatagtacggcacttatcctattaatccagtcaatttttcttctctaatctccgtAGACCAGTAAAAGAAAAATGCCCTACacttatacctttgccttgagctagcctttCTTCATGCTTTTTCACTCATGAAACTTCTAGCTCCGCAACAcctttgtgactaacattttcataactcattcaaacatgttaATACATaaagatatattatcattaattaacaaaacttgaattaggggcctagatgcttcaccTATCCCTTCGGCGTATAAAGCTTCCAAGAAATAGATATTTTGTGCCAAATCTTGTTGCATTCCACTTCACTAACTCTCCATCAATCGcggtcttcatcatttcatgaaGCTTTTAATGATTGTAAAGCCATCGCGATATAGACCTTGCACTTTTAATGACAATGCTATGGTCTCTAAATTCACCAATTaatttcaacattaaatttatcgtatGTGCCACACAAGGCTACCACACGATAGTGGGATACTCCCTTTTAAGAACCTAACAGGCCTTCTTATAGTTAGACCCGTTATCGGTCATGATCTGCACAATATTTTGTACCCCCACATCATTCACCACTGATATTATCTCCTGTATAAATGAATCaatcaaataaatatgcaacaattgcaaTACTAAGTTACCAACTCAGCAAAACAATGTACCTTGTTTAAATACTTGGCATCTTAGTTGTAGCTAGTCGCATCTAtggacttgtgaaaaaacatgcggccattgcaatataaaaggaaattaataatactcatatGCGTCGGTCCAATCCAAGAATCACACATGATGATCACACCATACTCTGGCCATTCTAGCTTTCACTTATCAAAAATCTTCTTCCAATCTCTCTCGTTCTTGTCCAggtacttaccatctatatcccaGCCAGTTGGAGATGAGACAACCTCTCCTGTTATAGAACAGATGGTCataagtaaaaaagaaagaaatatgacaacaataaaattcattacaagcTTTATCACTCACCCTATTTCTATGTTTCTCTCActgcagcaacaaagaatgTGTCGTCCACCCTTCTACCAGGAATACttgaagtgtgaaaaaatttggaccatacCAAACCAATAGCTATCTTTGCAttctttcccttcgcactcCATGGCCTGGTGTTAATCCTCTGCTGCACAGAAGCTTTTGTTGCAGCAACATTATAATCCCTGACATTTGGTGCCTCACTAGTTGAAGATGCcctcctaagcatcctcttcAAAATATTGCTTCCTCTGGCACttccactaccacctccatgtTCGTAGGAATCACCTGCCCTCCTCCtaaactcttcctcctccctagacTAAGCCATGACACAATGCACATGTTCCTCTTCCGTCTCCTCTCCTCAGATctttccttcctcttctcccttgTCCTATCAAGCTTACGCTTGAAGTAATCACACATATCTGGAGACACCCTATTGCAACTTATAACATTTTATCCACGctctgccaaatgttctttcaaccttgtggcatcatcacctttcttttccttatggcagtaattgcacctaaactCCGAGCACAAGTTGTCCCCGTGCTGTTACACCATATCTCTATCCGCCATCGATTACTGCAAAATAACATATATCATCCTATTAGCACTCCACAAATTCCAACAATGAGTAAACATTGAACAAAATCAAGTACAAGGCGCTAACCAACGCTATCGGGCACTAACCAACCCTAACAACCTAAAAACGAACCCTAACCGACACTATCCAATTTGTATTGCCTCTGTTGAAAGAAGAAAGCTCAATGGTTATCCTACTGAATATACTATGTGAACAAAATATATGgatctattttaaaagaacCTTCAAGCTAAATTAATTACGTCCATGCTTGTTAAAATAATAAACATGTGTTGTCATATTGCTAACCGAGCGCACAAGAGCTAAAACTGACCGCATCGAGCACTAAATCGTTCGGTTTCACCGAATCGATAATTAACCGCCTTGACGAGCTCCTACGATCGCATACCGACCGCATTATGCAAAAAAATCGCTCGGATTTAGACTCTTACCGCTCGACTTGTGTCGATATTCGCTCAGTTGTCAGGCGCTCACGACTCCCTCTGCAAATCGCGAGAACCACGTCAATACGGTCGGTAACTGTCTTGTACTGACCGACTTCTTCGCTTTCTCCACCGCATTTCTTCAGCTCCACGGTGGATCTAGCTGGGCTCGCGGAGTTCGTGTGATTTTTGCTGTTGGCCGACGCGAGGGGACTAAGGGAAGAGGATAAGGACCTCCTGCCTTTATCCCATCGAGCTGGGCCGAAATGGACCATTTACACTGTGCATTAAGCTTGTTTCGATCTTTTCTatatttttcaactttttttcaaactttcaatGTTTGACCACATATTTCCTAATGCAAATgatatttttgttaaaaaattcacagatattttagaattgtctctagttattattattttttattttttaaatccgatttaaaaaattttaattcaaatttaaatactGTTCAACTTCTGAATGCGGACCGTGGCCCATTAGCCGAAtaccgagcggttttatcgGACACTCCTAACTTCTGAGCACAAGGTGCGATTTTTAAATTGGTGCGGTGATGCTGAAGAAAGCAGCACATTTCCTTAGTTCTTGCAGCAATTAAAAAAGATCCACGTCACAAGGAACAGGGATGGTAACATGAATAGGAAACAGCGAAGCCACAATCTCTGTTGGATACAGTGTATTTTCTTACAGTTACACAACAATGTGCAAATACAGGAATTGCTGATATCACATTGGCGGCTTGCCACACTGCTACACCAACGAAAGAAAATATAGGATCAAGCAAGGCCGGTCCTGAATCTCCTGATACATGCTGCACATTTCTTGCGCCACCAGCTTGGGCGCGATCAACACTAGCAAACATATCACACATGTCAGGCATACACAACCATTGAACTAATATATCACACATGTATAGGCACGCTGGACTCACCTTGCAATAAATCTTTGAATGCAAAGTGGAAGTTAATCTTGCAGCATGTGGTTCTGTTATGAATCCCAGTACTTACTATGTTTGTTTACAGATAACTATGTGGGTTTCGTTAAAGTGGTGAATCCTCAGTTTTTCCTAGACGGAGGGGCCATTTCAGGTGACAATGGTGCAAATTCATCTAAACCATGTTTTCACCATTTTCACTTATGGAGTTATTTTTACTTATTGAGTTATTTTCACCAAGGTACTTAGTGCCCCTGGAGACCCTAGAGAAGTACTTGAAGTGGTGTGCCAGTAACGACACGACTGTAATGAACTCGCCGCCATTACTGAGCTGCCTCGCATGGGACTCTTGGCTGCAATGCTCCGCGGCATATAACAGCATCTCCACCCACACACCTAAGATCAGTTCCAAAGGGTCATGCTGCTCATGCCAGCGCAACTCTATGCTGAGAAGCTCATTGGCAAGCAAGACTGCATACATATTAGCATTGTCACGGATGGATGCCCCATGTGGTTGTGGTGCCCTTACTGTTCCCTGAGACAAAGGAGGCCGATTAGgtaaaaatagtgcacatttaATCAGGCGTCGACATGCACTATCTATGCCAATCTTCCATGGAGGTAAAGTAGTGCACATTTGAATATGTGGCTGGTATCATAATGCATGTGAGCACTACGAAATTCAAAATGAAAATTCGCTCAAAGAAATCAAATTGGAACTGCTTTTTAGGTGCAATTTTGACTATAGGCATGTGCTGGTTCTGTTAGTAAAGTCAGCAATTATGAAAACGAAACTTGTTTAGgatcttttatattttcaaacataTTTACTAACGAAATGTGTTCAGTTTAATTGTCATGGGAGGTATATTCCTGCAAATTGAAATTGCAAACAGGGAAATGAGGCAGAGCTTAAGCCATTGTTCCAAGAataaagaaacaaattttcaaaCAATATGAATGAATTTGAGGCCCCGCTCAGAACATACCAGTGCAAATTGAGAGAAACTCCACACCATCTCCGCAAGCTTCTCCCTCTGTGGGATCCTGGAGGGATTGGGGCCATCGTGGTGGAACAATTCCTTAAGCATACAGTACGGGTTCCAGCTTACGGGAGATGCCACCACTGGGTTGTCCTTATCACCAAAGCACATACGACATTGTCCTTCTATTTGTTCGCAGGAGGCGAGATGTACATTGTGGCGTGCAGCGCCAGGCAGCATGTAGGGTTTTACCACCAGCAGGAACATCATGTAATTGGATAGCACCTCGGTAGCCTCAGTAAGCTCCTTTGCATGTTTGGCCTTGGATTTCCGGATGTACACCTCGGTTGCAATGTGCCAAACAAGGATGCTCTCATCAAAGTCAATGTTGACACTCCAGCGAGCAAAGTCAACGTAGACTTCCATACTTTTCAGTATAAAGCTGCCCCTTGAGTTCAAATCGGTATCTTTGTATTGCAGCGCTTGCTCTTTGTCTTGCAGCGCTTGCAAAACCAATTTCTTGAGATCTTGTATTGACAAAGAGTTGGTGCGTAAGAAAGTGCCAGAGAAATGCATCATGTTCCACCAGTCCTGGAGCCCCAATTTCATTGCCAGTCTGCTTCCTATCTCGTTCCTGTTGTGAGTGCACAGGTGGAACAAGTTATACTGCCCAATGGAGCCTGACCACAGTCTCCTACTTGCCGGATGGACACGCCGACTAAGGGAAGTGATAAAATGGAGAGGCCGCTCCCATCCCTTGCCCCTGCGGTGCAATAAAGAACATGTCCAGGTGGATAGTAGAGCTCTGCACACTGATATGACCTCCAGGACCAAAGCCCCAACCAGCAAAACATAACTGATAATCACATCTACTCCACTGTACCCATTTCCTCGACTGCTGATGGTGAGTTGAAACAACAGGAGCGTGGTGGCTGTGCCAAGCAGCGAAATGAAATGAATGCAGAAGCCATACCATGTGTGGATTACCGCCGCCTTGGTGTACAGGAAGTCATACATCAGAGACAGCTCCATCTCGACCAACTTGTATAGATCCTCCCCCAAGTAAGATATTACAGAACGCGGTTTAGATTGTGAAACAACTGAGGGATTTGGTGACATTATAATATCAGCGAAGACACCTTTGCAGATATCGAATTGGGAGTGGGCTCCAAGCAGGATTTCCTCTTCACTAGTACCCATACTCAATAAATGATAAGGGTTAGCCTTGAACTTTGACATGCTGATGCTGCTGCGGATGCTGCTGATGTTGCCACACTTGAGTGCCCATATCCTCTCACCATACTTGAGAAGACCGGCAACAAACATGGAGATGGAGGCCAGCAGAAGCAAGGTCCCGCTGCTGGCGATGTACATGTATATCACATAAGCAGCTGCTAGGACCTGCACAGCGAGAGTTTGCAGGTGGCGCAGCCAGAGCGAGTTGTCTTCGAGCGCATATGCTGTGATGTTGTCCGGGCCACCGAGGTGCAACAGGAGGAACGGCGCCCAGAATGCCACCAGCTGGTGCTCATCTGACCTGTTGTCAACGGATAGGTGGCCCAGGGTGTATATCGCCGTGGAGTCAGCCAGCAGGTATGCCGACCAGAGGAAGAACTTCAGCATGGTGGAGGAGCTACGCCGGCGGATCCCTCCGACAACGAGGAGGAATACTTGCAACATGAAGCTTACAAGGACCAGGATTTGTATCCCCCATTTGTTCCACAGGTGCACTAGCCGTCCAGCTTCCATTATTCCGCTCGTCATAATGTCTACAGTATCATGTCAAAGAACCCAACAATATTAGCAACTAGATCTGTAGATATGTGTTCTGTGCGTacaaaatatgcaaaagatCGGATGTGTGACAGGATGGTTTACATAAGTGATCATAAGACAAGTTATAATGGATGTCAATAGTTCGCAGTGCATGAGGAATGAGTTGGGAGAACTAGCTTGGGGCATCTTAATCTAACTGGTACTTCTCGATGCAACAGTCAATACATAGTTAAATAATCAACTCCCAAGTTTGAGATTAGCTTCCCAGTTGGAAAAAGAACCAAGGTACCTAATGAAAGATTAAGCATGTATTAAACATACTAGATAAAAGGCGCTATCTCGTTCAGATGCAGCTCCTGCATTTTCATTTCGCAACAGAGGCAAATCAAATTATAACAATCTTTTGAACTAATAATGCTTTATACATCACTGTAAAAATGCACCTGTAATTAGTGCTTCCCAATTTCAGACTTCAAGACATGTTACATAATGTTTGGTATCTCCTCCTATCAGTTGATCTGTTGATGTGCATGTGCAGCTAGCTAGAACGAAATGGAGAAAGAGTTATGTCTTGGCTGTATAAGGCCATGAATTGCAAATAAAGTCAAACTCTCCTGAAATAGAGCTGTCAATTATTTATTCAAGCAAATTAATTGGAAAGATGGGGCAGATGGTGAGTTGGAAATTCAGATGCTACTCCTTGTAAGCTAGGACGACCTGTCAGCATCTTGGATCGTTTACTAGGATCTAGGCATCTCCATACACTTACATATGCAAATCGCTCATGGATGTGCGTGTTGCATTTCTCAAAGATAAGCGATTATGAGCTGTAGATGCTCGACAAAGAACAGGACTTGATCAAATGTCTCTCAACTAGATCCAGTCTTTCCTATCTAAAGATAAGCAATTGTTAGTGAATCAAATGTCTCTCAACTACCGCTAAAGAAAAGGACACGTGATGCCAATTTCTCAGCAATTAAATAGGCTCAGCCAGCTGGTAACTTGTGATGGTATTGAGACACATCATTAGAAGTATAACTAATGCGCATCAAAAACACAGTGTGGTTGTTCTAAGATTAGGTGCATTGAAAACAATTAATCCCTTGgttcttttctggacttttttGAGTTTAGTAAATTGTGACATAACCTTTAACCTGTTGCTGCCCGTAATAAACTGTCAAGAATGTTACTAATGCTGCCGTCTTGTGGACTGGAAAAGTTGTAATGCCGTGTTCAATAAGCAGGACTGGTCCAATTTGATACAGAAATGGGCACAAAGTGTAAGCGATGATCAGTAAATAGTGGCCCATTTACAAGGCTTTCTATGTTGACAATGATCGCAATGTATTTTGTATGATTGCAAGATTTTGTATTCCACGCCGCATCTGTCCCCTGGCTAGCCACGAACCCTAGCTCACCCTAGGCTGCACTAGGAGGGTGTTATTTGTCTTCGAGAAGCCAACGAGGTGGAGGAGAATAGGGGGCGTGTTGTTGCAAAAGAAAATTGGGTGATTTAGGGACGAATCCCTGTGAACCCAAGCCGTGGCATCCTCCACATTGTCTGCGGTCGCTAGCAAGCCGTTCTCCATATCAGCACCGTCCATGCGGGCTCCCTGGCTCCGTTTTCACATGACTGGTGAGAAATATCAGTGGTCATCATGGGAAATCTCAGTTTAGCAACAAATATGGGCCACAAATAAATCTGTTTTCAGGCATTTTGAGGCAGAAACACTTCCAGTGCGATTTTAATCTATTCCACAATCTACAAATTGCTTTTCCCCTTGCCTGCCTCCCCATGACGAATCCTTGCCCCCTTTCTCCTCAGTCCACAGAGAAGAAATATTCGTTCCTTAGGCAGATCAGTTTGGCGGGTTTAGATGTTAGAGGGTTAGGCAAGGACTAAAAAGGTAATAAGTAAAATCGTATGAGTAAAGCTTCAAAAGTGGTACCGCGCTACTGCCATGGTCTTGATCAAACTACCGGAATGAACAAGTATTCCTTTATCTGCACTTAAAACTATTCCCTGTTATTCAATCATTGAACTAGGGTACACGGATTCATTATTTAATCAGAATATTAACCGTAGCACAAGCATAGATTGCTCACTACGCAATAGTATGGCAGTGATTGGCAATAATAAAAGGAGAGGGATGGTTAGCAAAAGGGTAGGAGGGAAAAGAACATAGGTGATTACATGGGAGCTAAATTGGAGAGCTTTTCGACAAGGAGGGTTCCTCCAGTTGCAGCTACGATGAGGGCCATGGCTTCACCCCCTTTGGCTCAACGTGTGAAGGAGAGCTCGCCTTGGAAGAAGGTTTTCCATATGGCATCAGTCAGCTCTGTACTTGTGACCTGGCAGACATTATACTTCTGCATGGAGACAGATGCAAAGCAAAACATGAATAAACAAAAGATATTTCTTTTTAACAAGAAGGCGAATTATTCTAAAGAAAGATTGATGTACACAGAATTAGCGCATGATGATTGCAATCTACTTCTGCGCAGGGGCGGCGTTGGGCATGGGTGTTTACCTTAGTCGAACGcccaaaacaaaaataaaaattctttttagaaaattttggatTTGATTGATCGTAGAAGCAGGCAAAGAGATCTATCTCCCAGTCCCAGAACAAATAAGTCTTAGaaaacgggggggggggggggggagttagGGATTCTTACCAACGAACCGTAAGTTGGGCGGAGAGGAGGCCTGGacag
This genomic window from Phragmites australis chromosome 7, lpPhrAust1.1, whole genome shotgun sequence contains:
- the LOC133923807 gene encoding uncharacterized protein LOC133923807 isoform X1 codes for the protein MTSGIMEAGRLVHLWNKWGIQILVLVSFMLQVFLLVVGGIRRRSSSTMLKFFLWSAYLLADSTAIYTLGHLSVDNRSDEHQLVAFWAPFLLLHLGGPDNITAYALEDNSLWLRHLQTLAVQVLAAAYVIYMYIASSGTLLLLASISMFVAGLLKYGERIWALKCGNISSIRSSISMSKFKANPYHLLSMGTSEEEILLGAHSQFDICKGVFADIIMSPNPSVVSQSKPRSVISYLGEDLYKLVEMELSLMYDFLYTKAAVIHTWYGFCIHFISLLGTATTLLLFQLTISSRGNGYSGVDVIISYVLLVGALVLEVISVCRALLSTWTCSLLHRRGKGWERPLHFITSLSRRVHPASRRLWSGSIGQYNLFHLCTHNRNEIGSRLAMKLGLQDWWNMMHFSGTFLRTNSLSIQDLKKLVLQALQDKEQALQYKDTDLNSRGSFILKSMEVYVDFARWSVNIDFDESILVWHIATEVYIRKSKAKHAKELTEATEVLSNYMMFLLVVKPYMLPGAARHNVHLASCEQIEGQCRMCFGDKDNPVVASPVSWNPYCMLKELFHHDGPNPSRIPQREKLAEMVWSFSQFALGTVRAPQPHGASIRDNANMYAVLLANELLSIELRWHEQHDPLELILGVWVEMLLYAAEHCSQESHARQLSNGGEFITVVSLLAHHFKYFSRVSRGTKYLGENNSISKNNSISENGENMV
- the LOC133923807 gene encoding uncharacterized protein LOC133923807 isoform X2 translates to MTSGIMEAGRLVHLWNKWGIQILVLVSFMLQVFLLVVGGIRRRSSSTMLKFFLWSAYLLADSTAIYTLGHLSVDNRSDEHQLVAFWAPFLLLHLGGPDNITAYALEDNSLWLRHLQTLAVQVLAAAYVIYMYIASSGTLLLLASISMFVAGLLKYGERIWALKCGNISSIRSSISMSKFKANPYHLLSMGTSEEEILLGAHSQFDICKGVFADIIMSPNPSVVSQSKPRSVISYLGEDLYKLVEMELSLMYDFLYTKAAVIHTWYGFCIHFISLLGTATTLLLFQLTISSRGNGYSGVDVIISYVLLVGALVLEVISVCRALLSTWTCSLLHRRGKGWERPLHFITSLSRRVHPASRRLWSGSIGQYNLFHLCTHNRNEIGSRLAMKLGLQDWWNMMHFSGTFLRTNSLSIQDLKKLVLQALQDKEQALQYKDTDLNSRGSFILKSMEVYVDFARWSVNIDFDESILVWHIATEVYIRKSKAKHAKELTEATEVLSNYMMFLLVVKPYMLPGAARHNVHLASCEQIEGQCRMCFGDKDNPVVASPVSWNPYCMLKELFHHDGPNPSRIPQREKLAEMVWSFSQFALEYTSHDN